From Desulfovibrio inopinatus DSM 10711, the proteins below share one genomic window:
- the tssF gene encoding type VI secretion system baseplate subunit TssF: MISNYYQQELYHLKELAVEFSKAHPALAPLLSGPGSDPDVERLLEGTAFLTGLVREKLDDEFPEIVHNLLRIIFPHYLRPIPSATVIQFTPKPGLMEILHVPKGAAIASVPVDDTRCVFTTCYDVDIHPLRITGVNLEKSLGKKPRLRLSFELTGISLTEWEPKSLRLLIGGSLAEASDRYRLLLTEAREVRIAAGETGDVLTLPGSCLKPVGFADEDALFPYPPNSFPGFRLLQEYFVMPHKFLFIDITGLDKWKNKGKGSSFSISITLDALPQNAPDFKQGHFILSATPAVNLFKHGAEPILLDHKRTYYRVRPSDQHINNYQVYDIKNVVGFIQGTVKQRKYVAFEMFRPRSDDVAVYQVSQRNSATDDSMALNLSVAYPPDAPAPVPETLSIELLCTNFRLPESLQVGDINQPTETSPSLTDFKNISQPSAAVQPPLGRELLWRLLSHISLNYLPIANAENLKALLRLYIFPDTRDRASVVANNKRVDGVLELRSILNERILRGHIMRGNIIELTLSSQNFASLGDMYLFGSVLDTFFGSYSSLNSFTQFKIIDHHTGESYEWPLRTGDRPLI, translated from the coding sequence ATGATCTCAAATTATTATCAGCAGGAACTTTACCACCTCAAAGAACTCGCCGTCGAATTCTCTAAAGCTCACCCTGCCTTGGCTCCCTTGCTTTCCGGACCGGGATCGGATCCGGACGTTGAACGATTGCTTGAAGGAACAGCTTTTCTCACCGGGCTTGTACGCGAAAAGCTCGACGATGAATTTCCCGAAATCGTTCATAACCTGCTGCGCATCATTTTTCCGCATTATTTGCGGCCTATCCCATCTGCAACCGTTATTCAATTCACCCCGAAGCCAGGGCTCATGGAAATTCTTCATGTTCCCAAGGGGGCGGCCATTGCGTCGGTACCGGTCGACGACACGCGATGTGTGTTCACCACATGTTATGATGTTGATATTCATCCCTTGCGTATTACCGGCGTCAATTTGGAAAAATCTCTGGGCAAAAAGCCGCGTCTTCGTCTTTCTTTTGAACTGACGGGGATATCCTTGACCGAATGGGAACCGAAGTCTTTACGACTTCTCATCGGTGGAAGCTTGGCCGAAGCCTCGGATCGGTATCGGCTGTTATTGACTGAAGCCCGAGAGGTTCGGATTGCTGCTGGCGAAACCGGCGATGTCCTCACCTTGCCCGGTTCGTGTCTCAAGCCGGTCGGTTTTGCTGATGAAGACGCTTTGTTTCCCTATCCTCCAAATTCGTTCCCCGGATTCCGATTGTTGCAGGAATATTTTGTCATGCCGCATAAATTCCTGTTCATCGACATTACCGGACTGGATAAGTGGAAAAACAAAGGGAAGGGATCGAGCTTTAGCATTTCCATCACACTGGATGCACTGCCGCAAAATGCGCCTGATTTTAAACAGGGCCATTTCATCCTGTCCGCCACTCCGGCCGTCAATCTTTTCAAGCACGGGGCCGAACCGATTTTGCTTGATCATAAGCGGACGTATTACCGGGTGAGGCCAAGCGATCAGCATATCAACAACTACCAGGTGTATGATATCAAAAACGTGGTCGGCTTCATCCAGGGGACGGTGAAGCAGCGAAAATACGTTGCGTTTGAGATGTTTCGTCCGAGAAGTGACGATGTTGCCGTTTATCAAGTCTCGCAACGCAATTCGGCAACCGATGACTCCATGGCGCTTAATCTGTCCGTTGCGTATCCACCAGATGCGCCTGCGCCGGTCCCGGAAACGCTTTCCATAGAACTTTTATGCACCAATTTTCGATTGCCTGAGAGTCTTCAAGTCGGTGATATCAATCAACCGACGGAAACATCTCCTTCACTGACCGATTTCAAAAATATCTCGCAGCCGTCGGCAGCCGTTCAGCCGCCACTTGGTCGAGAACTGCTCTGGCGCCTATTGTCGCACATCTCTTTGAATTATTTACCTATTGCGAACGCCGAGAACCTCAAAGCGCTCTTGAGGTTGTATATTTTTCCGGATACCCGGGATCGGGCGTCGGTGGTTGCGAACAACAAACGCGTTGACGGTGTTCTCGAACTGCGTTCCATTCTCAATGAGCGTATTCTTCGGGGGCATATCATGCGGGGAAATATCATTGAGCTGACCCTGTCCAGCCAGAATTTTGCCAGTTTGGGCGATATGTATTTATTTGGGTCTGTGCTTGATACCTTTTTCGGCAGCTATTCGAGCTTGAACAGCTTTACGCAATTCAAAATTATCGACCATCATACCGGTGAGAGTTACGAATGGCCGCTACGGACGGGCGATCGCCCGCTGATTTAA
- the tssG gene encoding type VI secretion system baseplate subunit TssG → MAATDGRSPADLKSIQEDLLADPARYSFFQSIRLLSYFFQKQYGMDAAERFLKDNLRVRPQLSLSFPGTDIVDISRESAENGHDLYHLTATFLGLYGASSPLPTWYTEDLLDEATEDSSVTRDFLDIINIPFYPLLAQAWSKYRLFMQVAGKLDAENIQRLYCLLGYGLPELRHEVSNMYRMPRYIGLFTQWPRSATGLKTLISDALGGIPVKVVPNIIRKVKIPHSQRLHVGVQGHQLGEDAYLGEELSDRMTRFRLVIGPVDDEKYHACLPDSSKYSWVRELTRLYLLNPLDCVLTLRLKNSDARPAQLGANKWSQLGYDTWVFSQKPPERPEAVFHMNLYEVHT, encoded by the coding sequence ATGGCCGCTACGGACGGGCGATCGCCCGCTGATTTAAAATCGATTCAGGAAGATCTGCTCGCCGATCCAGCCAGATATTCCTTTTTTCAATCCATACGGCTTTTGAGTTATTTTTTTCAAAAGCAGTATGGCATGGATGCGGCCGAGCGGTTTCTGAAGGATAATCTTCGGGTACGCCCTCAGTTGTCGCTGTCGTTTCCCGGCACCGATATTGTCGACATTTCGCGTGAATCGGCCGAAAACGGCCATGATCTGTATCACCTCACAGCGACGTTCCTTGGTCTTTACGGTGCATCCTCACCCTTACCGACGTGGTACACCGAGGATTTGCTTGATGAAGCCACGGAAGATTCGTCGGTCACTCGTGATTTTCTCGATATCATCAATATTCCGTTTTACCCGCTGCTTGCGCAAGCTTGGTCGAAATATCGGCTCTTCATGCAGGTTGCAGGCAAACTTGATGCAGAAAACATTCAGCGGTTGTACTGTCTTCTCGGATACGGATTGCCCGAATTGCGGCATGAAGTGTCCAATATGTACCGCATGCCGCGCTATATCGGGCTGTTCACACAATGGCCACGCTCGGCAACCGGTCTCAAAACGCTTATTTCAGACGCGTTGGGAGGCATTCCGGTCAAAGTGGTGCCCAATATTATACGAAAGGTGAAGATTCCTCACAGTCAACGTCTACATGTTGGTGTTCAGGGACATCAACTCGGGGAAGATGCCTATCTTGGGGAAGAATTGTCTGATCGCATGACGCGTTTTCGGCTTGTCATCGGTCCTGTCGATGACGAAAAATATCATGCTTGTCTGCCCGACTCCTCGAAGTATTCCTGGGTTCGGGAACTGACCAGGCTCTACCTGCTCAATCCGCTGGACTGCGTGCTGACGCTTCGCCTCAAAAACAGCGACGCCCGCCCGGCCCAATTGGGCGCAAACAAATGGTCTCAACTGGGGTATGATACCTGGGTTTTCTCGCAAAAACCGCCAGAACGCCCAGAGGCGGTCTTTCACATGAATCTTTACGAGGTGCACACATGA